The following proteins are co-located in the Pedobacter sp. FW305-3-2-15-E-R2A2 genome:
- a CDS encoding MG2 domain-containing protein: protein MKFTSSPFIQKNKKGIIIGSVAVILIGLASLFFFKKERPKDYNQAYSKYIEAYTSGTVSKKSYVRLHLASQVKTMSDIGVADSRDLFSFSPSVKGKTYWIDSQTLEFRPDEPLKPGEDYEATFNLNKVTETEKGLEEFEFNFRVINPGLSLSQNGLVSQNNTSLDYMKLSGEVLTSDQEDPKQIEKALKIDFPQSLKVKWQHNPAKNISTFTVDSIKKTKSDNPLKLIWSGDPIDAPGKGEEVLEVPAQGVFKILNMKAIQDLEDFALVQFSEPVNVAQDLNGLISLAQLTDLRFTIDASQVKVYSAETLEGNYAFTANEGVENINSVKLSAAKTANIVFENKLPSVTIAGSGSILPTSGKLVLPFEAVNLKAVDVTVIKIYEDNIPQFFQTNNYKDGQELRRVGKPIVQKTIRLDEDKALDLHKKNRFTLDLDKIIRTEPGAMYRVTVGFRREYNVFKCVEANAENGDVSEEGDGEYSGYGEKIDEDDDFWSRYNNNYPNNYRWEDRDNPCTPSYYTSERWASRNLIASNIGLIAKRGNDNSMMIIATDLLTAKTLSGVTLELLDYQKQVIHTVKTDGDGMASFDLKKKPFLLIAKNGDERGYLKLDDGSSLPLSRFDVGGDVVQNGLKGFIYGERGVWRPGDSVFLSFILEDKLKKLPGGYPVTFEFYNPQGQLVKRAINGKPLNGFYAFRTATESTAPTGNWLAKVKAGGATFSKTIKIETVMPNRLKINFDYGNRPYLGVGNGAAASLTATWLFGAPGKHLKAKVDVSLNTMQTTFKGFENYSFDNPTVSFQSQVKTIFEGTLNENGTAAVSTNLSENNTAPGMLKANFAIKVFEAGGNFSIDNFSIPYHVYSDYYGIKAPEGDRLSGMLLTGQDHKIDIVNVNRDGKLLGGSKSVDVELYKVQWRWWWEQDNENSFANFTQNSYNKLIKKETVQISGGKASWNLRVEEPEWGRYMILVRDHNGGHVSGKSVYIDWPGWAQREQNSNPTEASMLSFTANKTKFKVGEEIVLTIPSGKDGRALISIENGSKVLKTFWTDTKAGQTQFKFKAEKNMAPNVFANVTLLQPHAQTLNDLPIRMYGAIPLLIEDPETILKPVIKMADKLKPETESNITVTEQNGKAMTYTIAIVDEGLLDLTRFKTPDPHGIFYAREGLGVKTWDLFDYVLGAWGGNLERILSIGGDGSINKNLSPAKANRFVPVVKYLGPFALSKGASNTHKFKLPQYIGAVRAMVVAGQDGAYGFAEKSVQVKKPLMLLATLPRVIGPGESFTLPATVFATEKNLKNVTLQLQSANLEVIGSKTQQLTFKQPGEQMAYFEIKVPEMTGIAKVKLVAQSGAEKTAYDVELDIRNPNPYVTNVVPIVIEPGKNWGTAYQPVGMAGTNTGSLELSTIPPINLKKRLSYLMQYPHGCVEQTTSGVFPQLFLNKLTPLTERQKVTTERNLKAGINKLRGFQTGDGGLGYWPGAGTSDEWGSNYAGHFLVEAQNAGYTLPVGMLDELLRYLKGKAANWAPNSTNFYGGDLSQSYRLYVLALAKRPEMAAMNRLKAFQYLSETAKWRLAAAYKLAGQADAANGLIKGLATEVKPYNQMGGTYGSDVRDQAMILETLTLLGRKAAAAQLIQPLAAKLGRDDWYSTQTTAYSLLAIAKFCGANTASNTLKYNYKIDGKSGTTNSTQFMNITDLTFKGGNSVSISNTGDRVLFGRLILQGQPSAGQNNFLPNNAEALEMNIDYKLLNGKSLDPSTLKQGTDFYAEVTIKNPGRMGYYEQMALTQIFPSGWEIINNRINDSESAVASSPYTYRDIRDDRVFTYFNLRENETVIYKVLLNASYIGRYYLSAVQCEAMYNNNISATTAGKWVQVIK from the coding sequence ATGAAATTCACGTCATCTCCATTTATTCAAAAGAATAAAAAAGGAATCATTATCGGCTCTGTAGCGGTCATTCTCATCGGCCTTGCCTCGCTCTTCTTTTTCAAAAAAGAAAGACCAAAAGACTACAATCAGGCTTATTCCAAATACATAGAAGCCTATACCTCAGGAACAGTTTCCAAGAAAAGTTATGTCAGGCTCCATCTGGCCAGTCAGGTGAAAACCATGAGTGATATCGGCGTGGCCGATTCCAGGGACCTGTTCAGCTTCTCCCCTTCTGTAAAAGGAAAAACTTACTGGATCGATTCCCAAACGCTGGAATTCAGACCCGATGAGCCTTTGAAACCCGGAGAAGATTACGAAGCGACCTTCAACCTGAACAAGGTGACAGAAACGGAAAAGGGCCTGGAAGAATTTGAATTCAACTTCAGGGTCATCAATCCGGGACTAAGCCTGAGTCAGAATGGACTGGTCTCTCAGAACAATACTTCCCTTGATTATATGAAATTAAGCGGAGAAGTACTGACCTCCGATCAGGAAGATCCGAAGCAGATTGAAAAAGCCTTAAAAATAGATTTCCCGCAGTCCTTAAAGGTGAAATGGCAGCACAACCCTGCAAAAAACATTTCTACTTTTACCGTAGACAGCATTAAGAAAACAAAATCCGACAACCCGCTAAAGCTCATCTGGTCTGGTGATCCGATCGATGCACCGGGTAAAGGAGAAGAAGTATTGGAAGTTCCTGCGCAGGGTGTCTTCAAAATTCTGAACATGAAAGCCATACAGGATCTGGAAGATTTTGCACTCGTTCAGTTCTCTGAGCCAGTCAACGTTGCCCAGGACCTGAACGGACTCATCTCCCTTGCCCAATTGACGGACCTCAGGTTTACCATAGATGCCAGTCAGGTGAAGGTTTATTCGGCAGAAACACTGGAAGGAAATTATGCCTTTACTGCAAACGAAGGGGTTGAAAATATCAACAGTGTTAAATTATCCGCTGCGAAAACAGCGAATATTGTTTTTGAGAATAAACTACCTTCGGTTACCATTGCCGGAAGCGGAAGCATCCTCCCTACTTCGGGGAAACTGGTCTTACCCTTTGAAGCGGTCAACCTAAAAGCAGTGGATGTGACGGTGATCAAGATCTATGAGGACAATATCCCCCAGTTTTTCCAGACCAATAATTATAAAGACGGACAGGAACTTCGCCGTGTAGGGAAACCTATCGTGCAGAAAACCATCCGGCTGGATGAAGATAAAGCGCTGGATCTGCATAAGAAAAACCGTTTCACCCTGGATCTGGATAAGATCATAAGGACAGAACCTGGTGCGATGTATCGTGTCACTGTTGGTTTCAGAAGAGAATATAATGTCTTTAAATGCGTGGAAGCCAATGCAGAAAATGGTGATGTTTCAGAAGAAGGTGACGGTGAATATAGTGGTTACGGAGAGAAGATCGATGAAGATGATGATTTCTGGAGCCGTTACAACAACAATTACCCCAACAATTACCGTTGGGAAGACCGGGATAATCCTTGTACGCCCTCCTATTATACCAGTGAACGCTGGGCGAGCAGGAACCTGATTGCTTCCAATATTGGTTTGATTGCCAAACGAGGCAATGACAACAGCATGATGATCATTGCGACAGATCTGTTAACGGCAAAAACATTGAGCGGCGTTACCTTAGAATTGCTGGATTACCAGAAACAGGTGATTCATACCGTAAAAACGGATGGTGATGGAATGGCTTCATTTGACCTTAAAAAGAAACCTTTCCTATTGATCGCCAAAAATGGCGATGAGCGTGGTTACCTGAAACTGGACGATGGAAGTTCCCTTCCGTTAAGCAGGTTTGATGTAGGTGGAGATGTGGTGCAAAACGGTTTAAAAGGATTCATCTACGGAGAACGTGGCGTTTGGCGTCCCGGAGATTCGGTGTTCCTTTCTTTCATTCTGGAAGATAAACTGAAAAAACTACCTGGTGGTTATCCGGTTACTTTCGAGTTTTACAATCCACAGGGGCAGCTTGTTAAGAGAGCAATCAATGGAAAACCTTTAAATGGATTCTATGCCTTCAGAACGGCTACCGAAAGCACAGCACCGACCGGAAACTGGCTGGCGAAAGTGAAAGCTGGTGGAGCAACCTTCTCTAAAACCATTAAGATTGAAACGGTAATGCCAAACCGTTTAAAGATCAATTTTGACTATGGCAACCGTCCTTATCTCGGTGTCGGAAACGGAGCTGCAGCCTCCCTTACTGCCACCTGGTTATTTGGGGCACCGGGCAAGCACCTGAAAGCGAAAGTCGATGTGAGCTTGAATACCATGCAAACGACCTTTAAGGGCTTTGAAAACTATAGTTTTGACAACCCAACCGTTTCGTTCCAGTCGCAGGTGAAAACGATTTTCGAAGGAACCTTAAATGAAAACGGAACTGCTGCAGTAAGCACGAATTTAAGTGAGAACAATACTGCCCCGGGAATGTTGAAAGCCAATTTTGCGATTAAAGTATTCGAAGCCGGTGGTAATTTCAGCATCGACAATTTCAGCATCCCTTACCATGTGTATTCGGACTATTACGGCATTAAAGCGCCGGAAGGAGACCGTTTGAGTGGAATGCTGCTCACTGGTCAGGACCATAAAATAGACATTGTCAATGTCAACAGAGATGGAAAACTGCTGGGCGGATCAAAATCTGTAGATGTAGAATTGTATAAAGTACAATGGCGTTGGTGGTGGGAACAGGACAATGAGAATTCCTTTGCCAATTTCACGCAGAACTCTTATAATAAGCTGATCAAAAAAGAAACCGTTCAGATCAGCGGTGGTAAAGCGAGCTGGAACCTGAGGGTCGAAGAACCGGAATGGGGTCGTTACATGATCCTGGTCAGAGACCATAATGGAGGCCATGTTTCCGGTAAATCGGTCTATATCGATTGGCCGGGATGGGCACAACGCGAACAAAACAGTAATCCTACGGAAGCATCCATGCTTTCTTTCACCGCCAACAAAACCAAATTTAAAGTAGGTGAAGAAATTGTGTTGACCATCCCTTCGGGAAAAGATGGACGGGCATTGATTTCAATTGAAAACGGAAGTAAAGTATTAAAGACTTTCTGGACGGATACTAAAGCGGGACAAACACAATTTAAGTTTAAAGCCGAAAAGAACATGGCGCCGAATGTGTTCGCCAATGTAACCTTATTACAACCACATGCACAAACGCTGAACGACCTTCCTATCCGGATGTATGGTGCCATTCCTTTGCTCATTGAGGATCCGGAAACGATCTTAAAGCCAGTGATCAAAATGGCTGATAAGCTGAAACCGGAAACGGAAAGCAACATTACCGTAACGGAACAAAATGGAAAAGCGATGACCTATACCATTGCCATTGTAGATGAAGGTTTGCTCGATCTGACCAGATTTAAAACCCCTGATCCTCATGGCATCTTTTATGCCCGTGAAGGTTTAGGCGTAAAGACATGGGACTTATTTGATTATGTGCTTGGTGCCTGGGGCGGGAATCTGGAAAGAATCCTGAGCATTGGTGGTGATGGAAGCATCAACAAGAACCTCAGTCCGGCAAAAGCAAACAGGTTTGTGCCTGTAGTGAAATACCTGGGCCCTTTTGCGCTTTCCAAAGGTGCAAGCAACACCCATAAATTTAAACTGCCTCAATATATTGGCGCCGTAAGGGCGATGGTTGTGGCCGGTCAGGATGGGGCTTATGGTTTCGCAGAGAAAAGTGTGCAGGTGAAAAAACCGCTGATGTTACTGGCTACCTTACCAAGGGTAATCGGCCCGGGAGAAAGCTTCACCCTCCCTGCAACGGTATTTGCGACAGAAAAGAACCTTAAAAACGTCACCCTACAATTGCAATCTGCGAATTTGGAAGTGATCGGCAGCAAAACACAACAGCTGACTTTCAAACAACCAGGAGAGCAAATGGCTTACTTTGAGATCAAAGTTCCGGAAATGACGGGTATTGCCAAGGTAAAACTGGTGGCACAGAGTGGTGCAGAGAAAACGGCATACGACGTAGAACTGGACATCAGAAATCCTAATCCATATGTCACCAATGTGGTTCCTATTGTGATTGAACCGGGTAAAAACTGGGGTACCGCTTACCAACCTGTAGGAATGGCGGGAACGAATACCGGAAGTCTGGAACTCTCTACCATCCCTCCGATCAACCTTAAAAAGCGGTTGAGCTACCTGATGCAATATCCGCATGGTTGCGTAGAACAAACCACCTCAGGGGTATTCCCTCAGTTGTTCCTGAATAAGTTAACACCGCTTACAGAGCGGCAGAAAGTAACGACAGAAAGAAACCTGAAAGCAGGAATCAATAAATTACGTGGCTTCCAGACCGGAGATGGTGGTTTAGGCTACTGGCCAGGTGCAGGAACTTCCGACGAATGGGGAAGTAATTATGCAGGACACTTCCTGGTAGAAGCACAAAATGCAGGTTATACCCTTCCGGTTGGCATGCTGGATGAATTGTTGCGCTACCTGAAAGGTAAAGCGGCAAACTGGGCACCAAACAGCACCAATTTCTATGGTGGTGACCTGTCTCAGTCTTACCGTCTATATGTGCTTGCACTCGCTAAAAGACCGGAAATGGCTGCGATGAACAGATTAAAGGCCTTCCAATACTTGTCGGAAACCGCGAAATGGCGACTGGCAGCGGCTTATAAGCTGGCCGGACAAGCGGATGCGGCAAATGGTCTGATCAAAGGACTGGCCACAGAAGTGAAGCCTTATAACCAAATGGGTGGAACCTATGGTTCTGATGTCCGCGATCAGGCGATGATCCTGGAAACCTTAACCCTTCTTGGCCGTAAAGCGGCAGCAGCACAGCTGATCCAGCCACTGGCGGCGAAGTTGGGCAGAGACGATTGGTACAGCACACAAACCACAGCTTACAGTTTACTGGCGATTGCCAAGTTCTGTGGCGCAAATACGGCTTCAAATACGCTGAAATACAATTATAAGATCGATGGAAAAAGCGGAACCACCAATTCCACTCAGTTCATGAACATTACCGACTTAACCTTTAAAGGAGGAAACAGTGTATCGATCAGCAATACCGGCGACCGTGTACTGTTTGGACGTCTGATCCTTCAGGGACAACCTTCCGCCGGACAAAACAACTTCCTGCCGAACAACGCAGAAGCTTTGGAAATGAACATCGATTATAAATTATTAAACGGAAAATCATTGGATCCATCTACCTTAAAACAAGGAACGGATTTCTATGCAGAGGTGACGATCAAAAACCCGGGAAGAATGGGTTATTACGAGCAAATGGCATTGACGCAGATCTTCCCTTCCGGCTGGGAGATCATCAATAACAGGATCAACGACAGCGAGAGTGCTGTTGCTTCTTCGCCATATACGTATAGAGACATCAGAGATGACCGTGTGTTCACTTATTTCAACCTGAGGGAGAATGAGACCGTAATTTATAAAGTGCTGTTAAACGCCTCTTATATCGGTCGCTATTACCTTTCAGCGGTTCAGTGTGAAGCGATGTATAACAATAATATTAGTGCAACTACGGCAGGGAAATGGGTGCAGGTAATTAAGTAG
- the pbpC gene encoding penicillin-binding protein 1C has protein sequence MFKKFSYEPKLVFSDVICVLLLCWFWFLLPSKLFLNPTSYVVEASNGELLSAAIAKDGQWRFPVADTIPQKFQQCIVAFEDKRFFTHPGIDFLAIARAMRQNLKAKSVVSGGSTLTMQVIRLSRRESRTFWQKLIEVILAFRLELTHSKTEILKLYAANAPFGSNVVGLEAASWRYFGRSAGSLSWGEMATLAVLPNSPSLVHPGKNSAKLIKKRNDLLDKIAGLKMIDQETANLSKLEPIPGKPQQLPQNAPHLLNRFKTEQKVLKNNTTSLRSTLDFDLQLKLNALLKRYNNRYRANDINNIAALVLDVKNGTVLSYVGNIYQPENKELESHVDMIKAPRSPGSTLKPLLYASMLNDGFILPRTLIPDVPTQINGYSPQNYDLGYDGAIPADRALSRSLNIPAVKMLQSYKYQRFYDKLKKMGISTLNQPADHYGLSLILGGSEVTMWDLAKTYMGMARTLNHFNEYEGKYNPHDYDAPGYVKAKRDERFDTYETQLTSTIDYGSIWNTFNAMEELMRPGEEGLWEQFSSSQRVAWKTGTSFGFRDAWAIGLTAQYVVCVWVGNADGEGRPGLTGVDVAAPVLFDIFRQLPNGKWFQTPKHQLRKMKVCKQSGYKAGEYCRETLEELVSPSGEKTGLCPYHKLIHLDRTASYRVTDQCESTAMMVHQPWFVLPPAMEYYYKIKNSDYKMLPPFKPGCTDAGSNYVMEMIYPKNNASVYIPVEFDGSRGKVVLNATHRNSNAKIYWHIDNEYVATTKTYHQLAVSPPAGKHTLTLVDENGERLTQSFTVLDKEKGKH, from the coding sequence ATGTTTAAAAAGTTCAGTTACGAACCAAAACTGGTGTTCAGCGATGTGATTTGCGTCTTATTGTTGTGCTGGTTTTGGTTCCTTTTGCCATCAAAATTATTCTTAAATCCTACCTCTTATGTGGTAGAAGCTTCCAATGGGGAATTGTTGAGCGCCGCGATTGCGAAAGACGGGCAATGGCGTTTTCCTGTGGCAGATACCATTCCGCAGAAGTTTCAGCAATGTATTGTCGCCTTTGAGGACAAACGTTTCTTTACCCATCCGGGGATAGATTTTCTGGCGATTGCAAGGGCGATGCGCCAGAACCTGAAGGCTAAAAGTGTGGTGAGTGGTGGCAGTACTTTGACGATGCAGGTCATCCGCCTGTCGCGAAGAGAAAGCCGCACCTTTTGGCAGAAACTGATTGAAGTGATCCTTGCTTTTCGGCTGGAACTGACCCATTCCAAAACAGAGATCCTGAAGCTATATGCCGCAAACGCGCCTTTTGGCAGTAATGTGGTTGGCCTGGAAGCGGCTTCCTGGCGGTACTTCGGCCGAAGTGCCGGAAGCTTGTCGTGGGGAGAAATGGCGACCCTGGCGGTTCTTCCAAACAGTCCCTCCCTGGTTCATCCTGGAAAAAACTCCGCAAAGCTGATCAAAAAGAGAAACGACCTGCTGGATAAAATTGCCGGATTAAAAATGATAGACCAGGAAACGGCCAATCTTTCCAAGCTGGAACCCATTCCCGGCAAGCCTCAGCAATTGCCTCAAAATGCCCCTCACCTGCTCAACCGCTTTAAAACAGAACAAAAGGTCTTAAAAAACAATACCACAAGTCTGAGGTCTACCCTGGATTTTGACCTTCAGCTGAAACTAAATGCCTTACTGAAACGCTATAACAACCGGTATCGGGCTAACGACATCAATAACATCGCGGCATTGGTGCTGGATGTCAAAAACGGAACTGTACTGAGCTATGTTGGGAACATTTATCAACCGGAAAATAAAGAACTGGAAAGTCATGTAGACATGATTAAAGCGCCCAGAAGTCCGGGCAGTACCTTAAAACCTTTGCTCTATGCCAGTATGCTGAACGATGGTTTTATCCTGCCACGAACGCTGATTCCTGATGTTCCTACGCAAATCAATGGTTATTCCCCTCAGAATTATGATTTGGGTTACGATGGCGCGATTCCCGCAGACCGCGCCTTAAGCCGTTCATTGAACATTCCGGCAGTAAAAATGCTGCAGAGTTATAAATACCAGCGTTTTTATGATAAGCTCAAGAAGATGGGCATCAGTACCCTGAACCAACCTGCAGATCATTATGGTTTGTCGCTTATTCTGGGCGGTAGTGAAGTTACGATGTGGGATCTGGCCAAAACGTATATGGGCATGGCAAGGACACTGAATCACTTTAATGAGTACGAAGGAAAATATAATCCTCATGATTATGATGCCCCCGGTTATGTGAAAGCAAAACGTGATGAGCGTTTCGATACTTACGAAACACAGCTGACCTCTACCATTGACTACGGTTCGATCTGGAATACATTTAATGCCATGGAAGAGCTCATGAGGCCTGGTGAAGAAGGACTTTGGGAACAGTTCTCCTCTTCACAAAGGGTGGCCTGGAAAACCGGAACAAGCTTTGGCTTCCGGGATGCCTGGGCGATTGGACTGACGGCACAATATGTGGTCTGTGTCTGGGTGGGCAATGCCGATGGCGAAGGCCGTCCCGGTTTAACAGGTGTTGATGTTGCCGCTCCGGTGCTTTTTGACATCTTCCGTCAGCTGCCAAACGGCAAATGGTTCCAGACGCCTAAACATCAGCTCCGCAAAATGAAAGTTTGTAAACAGAGCGGCTATAAAGCCGGCGAATATTGCCGGGAAACCTTAGAAGAACTGGTATCCCCTTCCGGAGAAAAAACAGGGCTATGTCCATACCATAAGCTCATCCACCTGGACCGTACTGCCAGTTACAGGGTCACTGATCAATGTGAATCTACGGCAATGATGGTTCATCAGCCCTGGTTCGTCCTTCCGCCGGCAATGGAGTATTATTATAAAATCAAAAACAGCGATTATAAGATGTTGCCTCCTTTTAAACCGGGTTGTACGGATGCTGGCAGCAATTACGTCATGGAAATGATCTATCCAAAGAACAATGCCAGCGTTTACATTCCGGTAGAATTTGATGGAAGCAGAGGAAAGGTGGTGTTAAATGCGACACACCGCAATAGCAATGCAAAGATCTACTGGCATATTGACAATGAGTATGTAGCCACGACTAAAACGTATCACCAGTTGGCGGTAAGTCCTCCGGCAGGAAAACATACCCTGACACTGGTTGATGAAAATGGAGAAAGACTAACGCAGAGTTTTACGGTGCTGGATAAAGAGAAAGGAAAGCATTAA
- a CDS encoding lysoplasmalogenase, whose protein sequence is MLKKYLKFNLLFALIFILQIYAEFNELSTLRYVIKPCIVLSLLLMLYTQTGLKGRFHKRLFTGLIFALAGDALLMLAWQDPAYFMYGLVAFLICHIFYISAFYLDFRSAQELDKKGARIAIILCALFSITFYFYLRPHLGGMKLPVMIYTFVISMMMMMAAFRNQRVNTLSFNLILFGALCFLLSDSILAYNKFVKGFDFAGVLIMATYMAAQYLITMGAVERKLLKND, encoded by the coding sequence ATGCTGAAGAAATACCTGAAGTTTAACCTGTTATTTGCGCTGATTTTTATCCTGCAGATCTATGCAGAATTTAATGAATTGAGTACCCTGAGGTATGTGATTAAGCCTTGTATTGTGCTTTCGCTGTTGCTGATGCTCTACACCCAAACCGGGCTAAAGGGCAGGTTTCATAAACGCCTGTTTACCGGACTGATCTTCGCCCTGGCGGGGGATGCCCTGCTGATGCTGGCCTGGCAGGACCCTGCATATTTCATGTATGGCCTGGTGGCTTTTTTAATCTGCCATATTTTTTACATTAGCGCATTTTACCTGGATTTCCGCTCTGCGCAGGAACTGGATAAGAAAGGAGCGAGGATTGCAATCATCTTATGTGCGCTCTTCAGCATTACTTTTTACTTTTATTTACGTCCGCATTTAGGCGGAATGAAACTTCCGGTAATGATCTATACCTTCGTGATCAGCATGATGATGATGATGGCAGCATTCCGGAATCAACGCGTGAATACCCTCAGCTTTAACCTCATTCTTTTTGGCGCCCTGTGTTTTCTCTTATCGGATTCCATTCTTGCCTATAACAAATTTGTGAAGGGTTTCGACTTTGCAGGGGTATTGATCATGGCGACCTATATGGCGGCACAATACCTGATTACGATGGGTGCGGTGGAACGCAAGCTGCTGAAAAACGATTAA
- a CDS encoding sterol desaturase family protein, translating to MKVDYIALSVPVFFILIGIELAWNFYKKLNYYRFNDSIANLSQGIGQQLTGIFMKTALFFGYKYIFENWRLLDLPQSIWIWIILFIGVDFFYYWFHRMSHQVNALWAAHIVHHQSEEYNLTVALRQSWFQGWFSWVFYLPLALVGFDPIMFLTLSSFNTLYQFWIHTRAIKSMGPLEWILNTPSHHRVHHGSNPKYIDRNHAGTLIIWDRLFGTFQKEEEEVYYGITTPLASWNPLWANVHYWDELLKTARQSPRWADKINVFLKPPGWFPAHLGGFKSAPEIDPLVYKKYDPQYHQQLTGYVLVQFVVGLIAGSAILFLHSSLPSPALISGATFVILTLLTCGALLEEKKWKVKFEYARLVLGILIVLLLDFPIGYQVIFSGLNICSAVWFYNLQTKNVDAEEIPEV from the coding sequence ATGAAAGTAGATTACATTGCTTTATCCGTCCCTGTATTTTTCATCCTCATAGGGATAGAACTGGCCTGGAACTTCTACAAGAAACTGAACTATTACCGGTTCAACGATTCTATCGCTAACCTGAGTCAGGGAATCGGGCAACAGCTCACGGGTATTTTCATGAAAACGGCTTTATTCTTCGGCTATAAATACATCTTTGAAAACTGGAGGTTACTTGACCTGCCGCAATCCATCTGGATCTGGATCATCCTTTTTATTGGTGTTGATTTTTTCTATTACTGGTTCCACCGGATGAGCCATCAGGTGAATGCCTTATGGGCAGCACATATTGTACACCATCAATCTGAAGAGTACAACCTGACTGTGGCCTTGAGACAATCCTGGTTTCAGGGCTGGTTTTCCTGGGTGTTCTACCTGCCACTGGCACTGGTGGGTTTCGATCCGATCATGTTTCTCACGCTAAGCTCATTTAACACTTTATATCAGTTCTGGATTCATACCCGCGCCATCAAAAGTATGGGCCCATTGGAATGGATCTTAAATACCCCTTCCCATCACCGCGTCCATCATGGCTCCAATCCAAAATATATCGACCGGAACCATGCCGGAACGCTGATCATCTGGGACCGCCTGTTCGGTACTTTCCAGAAGGAGGAAGAAGAGGTGTATTATGGAATTACCACGCCATTGGCCAGCTGGAATCCGCTTTGGGCCAATGTTCATTACTGGGATGAACTGTTAAAAACTGCCCGGCAAAGCCCGCGGTGGGCTGATAAGATCAATGTCTTCCTTAAACCACCAGGATGGTTTCCCGCGCATTTAGGTGGATTTAAATCCGCCCCGGAAATCGATCCTTTAGTGTATAAAAAGTATGATCCGCAATACCATCAGCAGCTGACCGGTTATGTGCTTGTCCAGTTCGTTGTAGGCCTCATTGCCGGTTCAGCCATCCTTTTTTTACACAGCAGCCTTCCTTCTCCGGCCCTGATCAGTGGAGCAACCTTCGTGATCTTAACCTTACTGACCTGTGGCGCCTTGCTGGAAGAAAAGAAATGGAAGGTTAAATTCGAATATGCACGTTTGGTATTGGGGATTTTAATAGTTTTGCTGTTGGATTTCCCGATAGGTTATCAGGTCATATTTTCTGGCCTGAACATCTGCTCGGCGGTCTGGTTTTATAACCTTCAAACAAAGAATGTAGATGCTGAAGAAATACCTGAAGTTTAA
- a CDS encoding RNA-binding protein encodes MKIFITGLPLEVGEDELTAVFGDFGQVKSLRIIKDRETGQSRGFGFVEMPVEEEAKEAIKRMNGGDYNGNRIKVAEAQEKPGTGGAGGGGGFKRNNRTEKSY; translated from the coding sequence ATGAAGATATTTATTACAGGCCTTCCGTTAGAAGTAGGGGAAGATGAATTAACAGCCGTATTTGGTGATTTCGGTCAAGTAAAATCACTTAGGATTATCAAAGATCGCGAGACTGGTCAAAGTCGTGGTTTTGGTTTTGTGGAAATGCCGGTAGAAGAAGAGGCAAAAGAAGCGATCAAACGCATGAACGGTGGCGATTATAACGGTAATCGAATTAAAGTTGCTGAAGCTCAGGAAAAACCAGGTACTGGTGGCGCCGGAGGCGGTGGTGGCTTTAAACGCAACAACCGTACAGAGAAAAGCTATTAA